The Streptomyces sp. NBC_01268 genome segment GTTCTCTGCGCTCGGCCCTCGGTCCCGTGCGAGGTGGCCGGTGGCGCCGTCTTCTCAGCCCGCCGCCGTGAGGTCGCGGCTGAGGGAGTCGTGCAGGCGGGCGCTGGGTTCGTTGAGGCCGGTGATCCGCACGGTCTTGCCGCGCTGGGCGTAGCGGTGCTCGATCGCGTCGAGTGCCGCCACCGAGGAGGCGTCCCATATGTGGGCGGCCGAGAGGTCGATGACGACCTTGTCGGGGTCGCCGGCGTAGTCGAAGCGGCCGACGAGCTCGTTGGAGGAGGCGAAGAAGAGCTGGCCGGTGACCGCGTAGACGGCCTGGCCACCGTCGGGGTCGGTGACCGAGGTGACGTCCGCGAGGCGGGCGACGCGCCGGGCGAAGATGATCATCGCGGTGACGGAGCCCGTGACCACGCCCACGGCCAGGTTGTGGGTGGCGACCACGCACCCCACGGTGACGCACATGACGGTGATCTCGCCCGCCGGCATCCGCTTCAGCGTCCTGGGCGCGACGGAGTGCCAGTCGAAGGTCGCGAAGCAGACCATCACCATGACGGCGACCAGGGCGGCCATGGGGATGTCGGAGACGACGGGCCCGAAGACGATGCACAGCACCATCAGGAACACGCCGGAGAGGAAGGTGGACAGCCGGGTCCGCGCGCCGGAGACCTTCACGTTGATCATGGTCTGGCCGATCATGGCGCAGCCGCCCATACCGCCGAAGAAGCCCGTGACGATGTTCGCGACGCCCTGCCCGACGGCCTCGCGGGTCTTCGACGAGCGGGTGTCGGTGATCTCGTCGACCAGCTGCGCGGTCATCAGGGACTCCATCAGCCCGACGAGCGCCATGGCGAACGCGTACGGGGCGACGGTGGTCAGCGTGTCGAGCGTGAAGGGCACGTCGGGCAGTCCGGGGACCGGCAGCGAGGACGGGAGCGCGCCCTTGTCGCCGACGGTCGGCACGGCGATGCCCGCGGCGACGGTGATCACCGTGAGGATCACGATCGAGACCAGCGGGGCCGGGACCGCGGTGGTGATCCTCGGGAAGAGGACCATGAGTGCCAGACCGGCCGCGAACAGGGGGTACACGGCCCACGGAACGTTCCACAGCTGCGGCACCTGGGCCATGAACACCAGGATCGCGAGGGAGTTGACGAAACCGACCATCACCGAGCGCGGGATGAATCGCATCAGCCTGCCCACGCCCAGCGCGCCCAGCACGATCTGGAGGATCCCGGCCAGGATCACCGCCGCCACGAGGTACCCGAAGCCGTGCTGCCGGTTGAGCGGCGCGATGACCAGGGCCACCGCACCGGTGGCGGCGGAGATCATCGCCGGCCGGCCGCCGACGACGGCGATCGTGACCGCCATCGTGAAGGAGGCGAACAGGCCGATCGCCGGGTCCACGCCGGCGATGATCGAGAAGGAGATGGCCTCCGGTATCAGCGCCAGTGCGACCACGAGCCCGGCGAGCACCTCGGTGCGCAGCACCTTCGGCGAGAGCAGGCCCGGGCGGAAGGAGCGCGGCCTGGCGGGTACGGAAACAGCGGAGTCGGGCAAGGAGGGCAGACCTGTCGGGCGGGCACACCGCCGGCGGGCAGGCGAGCATACGGGAGAAGGAACGATCCTCCACGGTACCGGCGACGCGACCCGGCGGAACACGGCCCCCTGCGGGGCGGTCGGCCCGCGCCCTTCGCGACGTCGACGGCGGGCCCCCGGCCGACCGACGAGAACGAGCGAGGTGCTGCGGCAACGGTCGAGGGGGCTCGTCCTCGTGGGACGAAGGTCCCGTCTTTCGGAGGACTTCCGTCCGTGCGGAAAGCGCGTCGAGGCGCCATGTCCTCGCCGCACCAGGTCAGTTGGGAAGCGTGCGGGCGGGCACCACCCGAAAACACCACCAAAGGCAGCACTTAGCCTGAAAGGATGAATTTCCGTACCGAAATGAAGCGAGCCGTCACACCGCGGGCCGCTTTGCTCGTCGTGGGCGTCCTCGTCCTGCAACTGCTCTTCATCGCCTCGTACGTCGGTGCCCTGCACCACCCGAAGCCGAAGGACGTCCCCTTCGGCGTGGTGGCCCCCAGCACGGTGTCGGCCCAGCT includes the following:
- a CDS encoding SulP family inorganic anion transporter, with protein sequence MPDSAVSVPARPRSFRPGLLSPKVLRTEVLAGLVVALALIPEAISFSIIAGVDPAIGLFASFTMAVTIAVVGGRPAMISAATGAVALVIAPLNRQHGFGYLVAAVILAGILQIVLGALGVGRLMRFIPRSVMVGFVNSLAILVFMAQVPQLWNVPWAVYPLFAAGLALMVLFPRITTAVPAPLVSIVILTVITVAAGIAVPTVGDKGALPSSLPVPGLPDVPFTLDTLTTVAPYAFAMALVGLMESLMTAQLVDEITDTRSSKTREAVGQGVANIVTGFFGGMGGCAMIGQTMINVKVSGARTRLSTFLSGVFLMVLCIVFGPVVSDIPMAALVAVMVMVCFATFDWHSVAPRTLKRMPAGEITVMCVTVGCVVATHNLAVGVVTGSVTAMIIFARRVARLADVTSVTDPDGGQAVYAVTGQLFFASSNELVGRFDYAGDPDKVVIDLSAAHIWDASSVAALDAIEHRYAQRGKTVRITGLNEPSARLHDSLSRDLTAAG